The Toxorhynchites rutilus septentrionalis strain SRP chromosome 3, ASM2978413v1, whole genome shotgun sequence genome includes a region encoding these proteins:
- the LOC129779065 gene encoding probable asparagine--tRNA ligase, mitochondrial, whose amino-acid sequence MLKHISNRLRFNNYILRNTVSRFIYRLSMVKNVSCGKHKEEDKIQIKGWVKSVRKMKETVFLDLNDGTCPNNLQLVTDKTQSREIAYGSSIDASGTLARTSKNHLELKVELIREIGKCPLSEGYPFYPKKSYQPEYIRSHLNLRSQVSSISSTLRVRHKATKCFNDYLDREGFFQIHTPIITSNDCEGAGEAFLVKPANEQVLKQMTKRSVPSSQEYFDRQAYLTVSGQLHLESTSLGLSKVYTFGPTFRAENSKSPIHLSEFYMLELEEAFMDTLDALAYRTESMIKFVTKSLLEVGCDDIAAVRHLTDPSSIEDSFSWIDKPFPRLSFNEAIQILERNKSKLKSVVRPEEGLNKEQELFLVNHCQGPLFVVNWPKSIKSFYMRENIHNSDLVDALDLLVPRVGELVGGSVRENDYEKLKAKLPDQEALRWYLDLRRFGSVTTAGFGLGFERYLCWVLSVHNVRDVIPFPRWAHNCDM is encoded by the coding sequence TGGGTTAAATCGGTTCGTAAAATGAAGGAAACTGTCTTCCTAGATTTGAATGATGGCACTTGTCCAAATAATCTTCAGCTGGTAACGGATAAGACTCAATCGCGTGAGATTGCTTACGGGTCATCCATTGATGCCAGTGGAACGCTTGCACGTACATCCAAAAATCATCTGGAGCTCAAAGTTGAGCTCATTCGAGAAATAGGCAAGTgtcctctctctgaggggtaTCCATTCTATCCAAAAAAGTCATATCAACCGGAATACATCCGTAGTCATCTGAATTTGCGTTCTCAGGTTAGCTCAATCAGTTCAACTCTGCGAGTACGACATAAGGCTACTAAATGCTTCAACGACTATCTCGATCGTGAAGGATTTTTTCAGATTCACACTCCGATAATTACCTCCAATGATTGCGAAGGAGCGGGCGAAGCATTCTTAGTGAAGCCAGCTAACGAACAAGTATTGAAGCAAATGACGAAAAGGAGCGTTCCTTCGAGCCAAGAGTATTTCGATCGTCAAGCTTATCTCACCGTTTCCGGTCAGCTTCACTTGGAATCAACGAGCCTCGGGTTGAGTAAGGTTTACACCTTTGGACCCACGTTTCGAGCGGAAAATTCCAAATCCCCGATTCACTTGAGTGAGTTCTACATGCTAGAACTTGAAGAGGCATTTATGGATACGCTGGATGCACTGGCGTATCGAACTGAATCTATGATCAAATTCGTGACTAAATCGTTGCTCGAGGTTGGCTGCGATGATATCGCTGCTGTGAGGCACTTAACCGACCCGTCCAGTATTGAGGACAGCTTCAGTTGGATTGACAAACCCTTCCCAAGGCTCAGTTTCAATGAAGCGATACAAATTTTAGAACGAAATAAATCCAAATTGAAGTCAGTTGTACGACCAGAAGAAGGTCTGAATAAGGAACAGGAATTATTTCTTGTCAACCACTGTCAAGGTCCGTTGTTCGTTGTGAATTGGCCAAAGAGTATCAAATCGTTCTATATGCGAGAAAACATACATAATTCGGATCTGGTGGATGCCTTAGATTTGCTTGTTCCCCGAGTAGGAGAGCTTGTGGGAGGGAGCGTTCGCGAAAACGACTACGAAAAGTTGAAGGCAAAGCTGCCCGATCAGGAGGCCCTTCGATGGTATCTTGATTTGAGACGATTTGGGTCAGTTACGACTGCCGGCTTTGGACTAGGATTCGAACGATATCTCTGTTGGGTGCTTAGTGTGCATAACGTGAGGGACGTCATACCATTTCCTCGGTGGGCGCATAATTGTGATATGTGA
- the LOC129779067 gene encoding uncharacterized protein LOC129779067, whose amino-acid sequence MADTTDVEGVKKKRTFRKFTYRGVDLDQLLDMKHDLLMELMHSRAKRCFKRGLRRKPLALIKKLRKAKKNAPTNEKPAIVKTHLRNMIIVPEMVGSIVGIYNGKTFNQAEIKPEMIGHYLGEFSVTYKPVKHGRPGIGATHSSRFIPLK is encoded by the coding sequence ATGGCGGACACAACTGACGTCGAGGGAGTTAAAAAGAAGCGTACGTTCCGTAAATTCACCTACCGTGGGGTGGATTTGGACCAGCTTCTGGATATGAAGCATGATCTGCTAATGGAACTCATGCACAGTCGAGCCAAGCGATGCTTCAAGCGCGGACTTCGCCGTAAGCCGTTGGCCCTCATCAAGAAGCTGCGGAAGGCCAAGAAGAACGCCCCAACAAATGAGAAACCTGCAATCGTCAAGACTCATCTGCGAAACATGATTATCGTCCCGGAGATGGTAGGATCGATTGTTGGTATTTACAACGGAAAGACCTTCAACCAGGCAGAAATCAAGCCAGAAATGATCGGTCACTATCTCGGCGAATTCTCGGTCACCTACAAACCAGTCAAGCACGGTAGACCCGGTATTGGTGCTACCCACAGCTCCCGTTTCATTCCACTGAAGTAG
- the LOC129779066 gene encoding uncharacterized protein LOC129779066 has product MLTLCLPVASRLLKQFFVKVKMLTKKEKLLIRPWQMQRYYNHRVKVETAVPAIDFHPPPERAHITQKLKKLQKERERTEKIERDNIRLLQRLGAIMSKKRLDNIWTHARPNFLSREYIYGGRPNTTGGATDHSRRLPSVRTLEDIGTESETPESSSGRSAVRCSACSNRLYKPNKVAPEGRMPWAPQRKTTNRKLLNEAESEMHVCCRFCCCK; this is encoded by the exons ATGCTAACATTGTGCCTACCGGTAGCCAGTCGATtgctgaaacaatttttcgtgaAGGTCAAAATGCTAACCAAGAAAGAAAAGCTGCTGATACGTCCTTGGCAGATGCAGAGATACTACAATCATAGGGTCAAGGTGGAAACCGCTGTCCCCGCCATCGATTTTCATCCACCCCCGGAGCGGGCCCATATCACACAAAAACTTAAGAAGCTCCAGAAGGAGCGGGAGCGAACGGAGAAAATCGAGCGTGATAACATTCGTTTGCTTCAGCGACTGGGAGCAATCATGAGCAAGAAACGACTGGATAACATATGGACTCATGCGAGGCCTAA TTTCTTGAGCCGTGAATACATTTACGGCGGACGCCCCAACACAACTGGAGGAGCAACCGACCACAGTCGCCGTTTGCCCTCCGTTAGGACTCTGGAGGACATTGGAACGGAATCAGAAACGCCGGAATCTTCCTCCGGTCGATCAGCAGTTCGATGTAGTGCTTGTAGTAATCGATTATACAAACCAAATAAGGTAGCTCCAGAAGGAAGAATGCCATGGGCGCCCCAAAGAAAGACCACCAACAGGAAACTTTTGAACGAGGCCGAATCGGAAATGCATGTTTGTTGTCGTTTCTGCTGCTGCAAATAA